A genomic segment from Bubalus bubalis isolate 160015118507 breed Murrah chromosome 5, NDDB_SH_1, whole genome shotgun sequence encodes:
- the LOC102414059 gene encoding enhancer of rudimentary homolog, giving the protein MSHTILLVQPTKRPEGRTYADYESVNECMEGVCKMYEEHLKRMNPNSPSITYEISQLFDFIDDLADLSCLVYRADTQTYQPYNKDWIKEKIYVFLH; this is encoded by the coding sequence ATGTCTCACACCATCTTGCTGGTACAGCCTACCAAGAGGCCAGAAGGCAGAACTTACGCTGACTATGAATCTGTGAATGAGTGTATGGAAGGTGTTTGTAAAATGTATGAAGAACATCTGAAGAGAATGAATCCCAACAGCCCCTCTATCACATATGAAATCAGTCAGTTGTTTGATTTTATTGATGACCTGGCAGACCTCAGCTGCCTTGTTTACCGAGCTGATACCCAGACATACCAACCTTATAACAAAGATTGGATTAAAGAGAAGATCTACGTGTTCCTTCATTGA